One genomic region from Balaenoptera musculus isolate JJ_BM4_2016_0621 chromosome X, mBalMus1.pri.v3, whole genome shotgun sequence encodes:
- the LOC118888733 gene encoding diphosphoinositol polyphosphate phosphohydrolase 3-beta isoform X1, translating into MKCKPNQTRTYDPEGFKKRAACLCFRSEREDEVLLVSSSRYPDRWIVPGGGVEPEEEPGGAAVREVYEEAGVKGKLGRLLGIFEQNQARKHRTYVYVLTVTEILEDWEDSVSIGRKREWFKIEDAIKVLQCHKPVHAEYLQKLKLGGSPTSGNSMAPSLPESDS; encoded by the coding sequence ATGAAGTGCAAACCGAACCAGACGCGGACCTACGACCCGGAGGGGTTCAAGAAGCGGGCGGCGTGCCTGTGCTTCCGGAGCGAGCGCGAGGACGAGGTGCTGTTAGTGAGTAGCAGTCGGTACCCGGACCGCTGGATCGTGCCGGGCGGGGGCGTGGAGCCCGAGGAGGAGCCGGGCGGTGCTGCCGTCCGCGAGGTGTACGAAGAGGCGGGAGTCAAGGGGAAGTTAGGCCGGCTCCTGGGCATTTTCGAGCAGAACCAAGCTCGCAAGCACAGAACGTACGTGTATGTACTGACTGTCACTGAGATTCTGGAGGATTGGGAAGATTCGGTTAGCATTGGGAGGAAGCGAGAGTGGTTCAAAATCGAAGATGCGATCAAGGTTCTCCAGTGCCACAAGCCCGTGCATGCCGAATATCTGCAAAAACTAAAGCTGGGCGGTTCCCCAACCAGTGGAAACTCCATGGCCCCGTCCCTGCCAGAGAGCGATTCCTAG
- the LOC118888733 gene encoding diphosphoinositol polyphosphate phosphohydrolase 3-beta isoform X2 — MKCKPNQTRTYDPEGFKKRAACLCFRSEREDEVLLVSSSRYPDRWIVPGGGVEPEEEPGGAAVREVYEEAGVKGKLGRLLGIFEQNQARKHRTYVYVLTVTEILEDWEDSVSIGRKREWFKIEDAIKVLQCHKPVHAEYLQKLKLGGSPTSGNSMAPSLPESDS, encoded by the coding sequence ATGAAGTGCAAACCGAACCAGACGCGGACCTACGACCCGGAGGGGTTCAAGAAGCGGGCGGCGTGCCTGTGCTTCCGGAGCGAGCGCGAGGACGAGGTGCTGTTAGTGAGTAGCAGTCGGTACCCGGACCGCTGGATCGTGCCGGGCGGGGGCGTGGAGCCCGAGGAGGAGCCGGGCGGTGCTGCCGTCCGCGAGGTGTACGAAGAGGCGGGAGTCAAGGGGAAGTTAGGCCGGCTCCTGGGCATTTTCGAGCAGAACCAAGCTCGCAAGCACAGAACGTACGTGTATGTACTGACTGTCACTGAGATTCTGGAGGATTGGGAAGATTCGGTTAGCATTGGGAGGAAGCGAGAGTGGTTCAAAATCGAAGATGCGATCAAGGTTCTCCAGTGCCACAAGCCCGTGCATGCCGAATATCTGCAAAAACTAAAGCTGGGCGGTTCCCCAACCAGTGGAAACTCCATGGCCCCGTCCCTGCCAGAGAGCGATTCCTA